From Brassica oleracea var. oleracea cultivar TO1000 chromosome C3, BOL, whole genome shotgun sequence, a single genomic window includes:
- the LOC106335967 gene encoding UDP-glycosyltransferase 71B2-like (The sequence of the model RefSeq protein was modified relative to this genomic sequence to represent the inferred CDS: added 13 bases not found in genome assembly), which yields MRLEELVFIPSPGDGHIRPLVEVAKLLVDRDDNISVTVIIIPQMHGFSSGSSTSYIASLSTASEPRLRYNVLSLVDEPNSDDPKQNFLTYIDNFKPHVRATVEKLTDPGQPESRLAGFVVDMFCTAMIDVANEFGVPSYLFYTSNATFLGLQSHVQYLNDVKKYDVSDLKDSDTTELEVPSLSRPLPVKCFPSVMLSKEWIPFFISQARRFKETKGILVNTFAELEPQAMKFFSGEDNHLPKVYPVGPVLNIKTNGLDSADDKQSEILRWLDEQPRESVVFLCFGSMGGFREDQAKEIAIALERSGYRFLWSLRRAKPKGMMGPPGEFTNLEEILPEGFLDRTAKIGKIIGWAPQSAILANPAVRGFVTHCGWNSTLESILFGVPIATWPLYAEQQVNAFEMVEELGLSVEIRNSFRADFMATESELVTAEEIERGIRCLMELDREVKDRVKEMSEKSHVALMEGGSSHASILNFIQDVTKNLLNVPES from the coding sequence AGCTGGTCTTCATACCTTCACCTGGTGACGGCCATATCCGGCCATTAGTGGAGGTTGCTAAGCTCCTTGTCGACCGTGACGACAATATCTCAGTCACCGTCATCATCATCCCTCAGATGCATGGATTCAGTAGCGGCAGCTCTACCTCCTACATCGCTTCTCTCTCCACCGCATCTGAACCCCGCCTCCGCTACAACGTTCTCTCCCTCGTCGATGAACCAAACTCCGATGACCCCAAACAAAACTTCCTCACCTACATCGATAACTTCAAGCCGCACGTGAGAGCCACGGTGGAGAAACTCACTGACCCGGGTCAACCTGAGTCGCGGCTTGCTGGATTCGTGGTGGACATGTTCTGCACGGCGATGATCGATGTGGCCAACGAGTTCGGCGTTCCTAGCTACCTGTTCTACACCTCCAACGCAACATTTCTTGGATTGCAATCTCATGTTCAGTATCTCAACGACGTTAAGAAATATGACGTCAGCGATTTGAAAGATTCGGACACAACTGAGTTGGAAGTCCCGAGTTTGTCTCGTCCTTTACCAGTTAAGTGCTTCCCCTCCGTGATGCTAAGCAAGGAGTGGATACCGTTTTTTATCAGCCAAGCTAGAAGATTCAAAGAGACCAAGGGTATTTTGGTAAATACGTTTGCTGAACTGGAGCCTCAAGCTATGAAGTTTTTCTCTGGCGAGGATAATCATCTTCCCAAGGTATATCCAGTGGGACCCGTTTTGAACATTAAAACCAACGGTTTAGATTCAGCGGACGATAAGCAGTCAGAGATCCTACGGTGGTTGGACGAGCAGCCTCGTGAATCAGTTGTGTTTCTCTGTTTTGGAAGCATGGGAGGATTCCGTGAGGACCAAGCAAAGGAGATCGCTATAGCCCTAGAGCGAAGTGGTTATCGTTTCCTTTGGTCTCTCCGCCGTGCGAAGCCAAAGGGAATGATGGGACCTCCAGGAGAATTCACAAACCTTGAAGAGATTCTCCCGGAGGGGTTCTTGGACCGGACGGCGAAGATAGGGAAAATTATCGGTTGGGCTCCACAGAGCGCCATACTAGCAAACCCTGCTGTCCGAGGGTTCGTGACGCACTGTGGTTGGAACTCAACACTAGAAAGTATCTTGTTCGGTGTTCCAATAGCCACATGGCCTCTTTACGCCGAGCAACAAGTTAACGCGTTCGAGATGGTGGAGGAGCTAGGGCTATCGGTGGAGATCCGAAACTCTTTCCGAGCAGATTTCATGGCGACGGAGTCAGAGTTGGTGACGGCGGAGGAGATAGAGAGGGGTATCCGCTGTTTAATGGAACTGGATAGGGAAGTGAAGGATAGAGTGAAGGAGATGAGTGAGAAGAGCCATGTGGCTTTGATGGAAGGTGGGTCTTCACATGCTTCTATTCTAAACTTCATTCAAGACGTCACCAAAAATCTCTTGAATGTTCCCGAATCTTAG
- the LOC106336265 gene encoding UDP-glycosyltransferase 71B2-like, translating to MKLELVLIPSATHGHLPPLVEFSKLLVDGHDHLSVTVIIIPPRQELHTPSLSSYISSLSTTSRDRLRFIILSHADRSTNADTEPYSLSYTESYKPSMKATVAKLTDPVRPGLSKLVGFVVDMFSTQMIDVANEFDVPSYLFYPSSAAFLGLQVRMQYLCDVEKYDVGELKDSDTELEVPFLTRPLPAKCVPSVIVNNELPVVLSHARRFQETKGILIDTFAELEPQAVKFISGGDSPLPTVYAVGPVGLGSVDDKQTEILRWLDDQPHSSVVFLCFGSMGGFSEEQAKEIAIALERSGYRFIWCLRRAAPTGPPREFTNLEKVLPEGFLERTKEIGKVISWAPQRAVLASPTIGGFVSHCGWNSILESVWFGVPVATWPLYAEQQLNAFEMVEEMGLAVEIRNHFQGEYMAAEETRTELITAEEIERKIVCLMKKDSDVRDRVQKMSEKSRVAVMDGGSSHDALVKFIQDVTDNIYG from the coding sequence ATGAAACTGGAGCTAGTCCTCATACCATCAGCTACTCACGGCCACCTCCCGCCATTAGTTGAGTTTTCTAAGCTCCTCGTCGACGGCCATGACCATCTCTCCGTCACCGTCATCATCATCCCTCCCAGGCAAGAACTTCATACGCCAAGCCTTTCCTCTTACATCTCTTCTCTCTCCACTACCTCTAGAGACCGGCTACGCTTCATTATCCTATCCCATGCCGATAGATCAACCAATGCTGACACCGAGCCGTATTCACTCTCCTACACGGAGAGTTATAAACCGTCGATGAAAGCCACGGTAGCTAAACTTACTGACCCGGTCCGACCGGGTTTGAGTAAGCTTGTTGGGTTCGTGGTGGACATGTTCAGCACGCAAATGATCGATGTTGCCAACGAGTTCGACGTCCCAAGTTACCTGTTCTATCCTTCCAGTGCAGCGTTTCTTGGCTTGCAGGTTCGTATGCAATATCTTTGCGACGTTGAGAAGTACGACGTGGGCGAGTTGAAAGACTCGGACACTGAGTTGGAAGTCCCGTTCCTGACTCGTCCTTTACCCGCAAAGTGCGTCCCCTCCGTGATAGTAAACAACGAGTTACCCGTTGTTTTGAGCCACGCCAGAAGATTCCAAGAAACGAAGGGAATTTTGATAGATACGTTTGCTGAGTTGGAGCCTCAAGCTGTGAAGTTCATCTCCGGCGGAGATAGTCCTCTCCCCACGGTGTACGCAGTGGGACCGGTTGGTCTAGGTTCGGTCGACGATAAGCAAACGGAGATCCTTAGGTGGCTCGATGATCAGCCGCACAGTTCCGTTGTGTTCCTCTGCTTCGGGAGCATGGGAGGTTTCAGTGAGGAACAAGCTAAGGAGATAGCAATCGCGCTTGAACGAAGTGGCTACCGTTTCATCTGGTGTCTTCGCCGTGCTGCACCAACGGGACCTCCTAGAGAGTTTACAAATCTTGAGAAGGTTCTTCCTGAGGGGTTCCTAGAACGGACAAAGGAGATAGGGAAGGTTATAAGTTGGGCCCCACAGAGGGCCGTCCTGGCGAGTCCTACCATTGGAGGGTTTGTGTCGCACTGTGGTTGGAACTCGATACTGGAAAGTGTATGGTTCGGAGTTCCGGTTGCCACGTGGCCGCTTTATGCGGAGCAACAGCTGAACGCATTCGAGATGGTGGAGGAGATGGGGCTAGCGGTGGAGATTAGGAACCATTTCCAAGGAGAGTATATGGCGGCGGAGGAGACAAGAACGGAGTTGATAACAGCGGAGGAGATAGAGAGAAAAATTGTGTGCTTGATGAAGAAGGATAGCGACGTGAGAGATAGAGTGCAGAAGATGAGTGAGAAGAGTCGCGTGGCGGTAATGGACGGTGGATCTTCCCACGATGCTCTTGTAAAGTTTATTCAAGACGTCACTGACAATATCTATGGCTAG
- the LOC106334631 gene encoding uncharacterized protein LOC106334631 produces MCRTPFQIGDTIYLGDGVTEEQHLAMINDEVDDDELKCSGRVLKEIFSEEKLVLVYRYSFEIEKAKSIIDLNVRPPVDAQRNDVSVGDIGDINYNLHGIEDHIQHQRQGWHDNPLHDLHPTCGEGPPESHISSSNLPRPRSPENGISKDATLLKPTWAHMEVGSDYWKTVSMENCDNIINLSSDLHFEDNSTPLRNNAYIEIEASSIGSNNGTEVNQFPT; encoded by the exons ATGTGCAGAACTCCTTTTCAAATTGGAGACACCATTTATCTGGGGGATGGTGTGACAGAGGAACAACATCTAGCAATGATAAATG ATGAAGTCGATGACGACGAGTTAAAGTGCAGCGGAAGAGTGCTGAAGGAAATTTTCAGTGAAGAAAAGTTGGTTCTTGTTTACCGTTACTCATTTGAAATAGAAAAGGCCAAAAGCATCATTGATCTTAACGTCAGACCCCCTGTTGATGCCCAACGAAACGACGTCTCTGTCGGTGACATAGGAGATATAAATTACAATTTGCATGGAATTGAAGACCACATCCAACACCAGCGTCAAGGTTGGCACG ATAATCCCTTACATGATTTACACCCTACTTGTGGTGAGGGACCACCAGAATCACACATATCATCTTCCAACTTGCCACGTCCTAGGAGTCCAGAGAATGGAATAAGCAAAGATGCAACATTGTTGAAACCAACATGGGCACATATGGAGGTGGGGTCAGATTACTGGAAAACCGTCAGTATGGAAAACTGTGACAACATAATTAATCTCTCATCTGACCTTCACTTCGAAGACAATTCAACACCTTTGCGCAACAATGCCTATATCGAAATTGAGGCTTCTTCCATAGGATCAAACAACGGTACTGAAGTTAATCAATTCCCGACGTAA
- the LOC106330331 gene encoding putative ammonium transporter 1 member 5 translates to MSGAITCSAAELSALLGPNATAAANYICGQLGTVNNKFTDAAYAIDNTYLLFSAYLVFAMQLGFAMLCAGSVRAKNTMNIMLTNVLDAAAGGISYYLFGYAFAFGESSGGFIGIHNSATLAHRRRLRIHTLPVKTEGARSSTPSK, encoded by the coding sequence ATGTCTGGAGCTATAACATGCTCCGCAGCCGAACTCTCCGCTCTGCTCGGCCCCAACGCCACGGCCGCGGCTAACTACATCTGCGGCCAACTAGGCACCGTCAACAACAAGTTCACCGATGCAGCCTACGCTATAGACAACACCTACCTCCTTTTCTCAGCTTATCTCGTCTTCGCCATGCAGCTCGGCTTCGCTATGCTATGTGCTGGCTCCGTTAGAGCCAAGAATACAATGAACATCATGCTCACCAATGTCCTTGACGCTGCAGCCGGAGGAATCTCTTACTATCTCTTTGGTTACGCCTTTGCTTTTGGCGAGTCCTCCGGTGGATTCATTGGAATACACAACTCTGCCACGCTCGCACACCGGAGACGACTCCGGATCCACACTTTACCGGTGAAAACGGAAGGCGCACGTAGCTCGACACCGAGTAAATGA
- the LOC106328941 gene encoding UDP-glycosyltransferase 71B7-like, translating into MKFELVFIPYPGIGHLRSAVEMAKLLVKRDRHLSITVLLLPSLPGGEVVSSAYVASLSAACTNRLRYEIISGENTEPTRLDIHIENQKPKVRLAVSKLVDDYSNLPEPPRLAGFVVDLFCTLMMDVANEFRVPSYLFYTSSAGLLGLGFHVQTLYDENRYGVSENDYEDSEEVLHVPSLTRPYPVKCLPHGLASKDWLPILVNQAKRYREMKGILVNTTAEVEPYTLRVLNGGDTPPAYPVGPLLDLTSKEDNKGSDILEWLDQQPPRSVVFLCFGSMGGFSEKQAREIAVALERTGHRFLWSLRRASPPGEFTNLEEVLPEGFFDRTKLIGKVIGWAPQVAVLAKPAVGGFVTHCGWNSTLESLWFGVPTVAWPLYAEQKFNAFEMVDELGLAVEIRKYWRNDRSVELVTAEEIERAIKCLMKQDSYVRKRVKEVSEKCHAALMDGGSSQTALKHFIQKVFENIS; encoded by the coding sequence ATGAAATTTGAGCTTGTCTTCATACCATATCCGGGGATCGGCCATCTCAGGTCAGCCGTGGAGATGGCTAAGCTACTGGTCAAGCGAGACCGCCACCTCTCTATCACCGTTCTGCTCCTTCCTTCTCTTCCCGGCGGAGAAGTCGTTTCTTCCGCCTACGTAGCATCCCTCTCCGCTGCATGCACCAACCGTCTCCGCTATGAAATCATATCCGGCGAAAACACCGAGCCTACGAGGCTCGACATCCACATCGAGAATCAGAAGCCGAAGGTGAGACTCGCCGTTTCAAAACTCGTCGACGACTACTCAAATCTACCGGAGCCGCCGCGTCTAGCCGGGTTCGTCGTCGACTTGTTCTGCACTCTGATGATGGATGTGGCGAACGAGTTTCGCGTCCCGAGCTATCTGTTTTACACGTCTAGCGCAGGACTTCTCGGACTAGGGTTTCACGTTCAGACATTGTACGATGAGAACAGATACGGTGTGAGTGAAAATGATTACGAAGACTCGGAAGAGGTGTTGCATGTCCCGAGTCTAACTCGTCCTTATCCGGTGAAGTGCCTTCCTCACGGCCTCGCGTCAAAAGATTGGCTACCGATCTTGGTAAATCAAGCGAAAAGATACCGAGAGATGAAGGGCATTTTGGTAAATACTACGGCTGAGGTTGAGCCTTATACGTTGCGAGTTCTCAACGGTGGTGATACTCCTCCTGCTTATCCAGTGGGGCCACTTTTGGACCTCACCTCCAAGGAAGACAATAAAGGATCGGACATTTTGGAATGGCTCGACCAGCAACCGCCTAGATCGGTAGTGTTCCTCTGTTTCGGGAGCATGGGTGGTTTCAGTGAGAAACAAGCAAGAGAGATCGCCGTCGCGCTCGAGAGAACTGGCCACCGTTTCCTCTGGTCTCTCCGTCGGGCATCTCCGCCTGGAGAGTTCACAAATCTGGAGGAAGTTCTCCCGGAAGGATTCTTTGATCGGACAAAGCTGATTGGGAAAGTGATCGGTTGGGCCCCACAGGTTGCCGTGCTTGCTAAGCCGGCTGTCGGGGGTTTTGTCACTCACTGTGGGTGGAACTCTACCCTCGAGAGTCTATGGTTCGGAGTTCCGACCGTGGCGTGGCCGTTGTACGCTGAACAGAAGTTCAACGCTTTTGAGATGGTGGACGAACTTGGATTGGCGGTGGAGATAAGAAAGTATTGGCGCAATGATCGTTCGGTTGAGTTAGTTACCGCGGAAGAGATAGAGAGAGCAATCAAGTGTTTGATGAAGCAGGATAGCTATGTGAGGAAGAGAGTGAAGGAGGTGAGTGAGAAATGTCATGCTGCCTTAATGGATGGTGGGTCATCTCAAACTGCTTTGAAGCACTTCATTCAGAAAGTGTTTGAGAATATCTCGTGA